Proteins encoded within one genomic window of Triticum aestivum cultivar Chinese Spring chromosome 2D, IWGSC CS RefSeq v2.1, whole genome shotgun sequence:
- the LOC123050650 gene encoding benzyl alcohol O-benzoyltransferase-like, translated as MSTLSFTVLRREPVLVGPASPTTSRERKRLSDVDDQDELRSHICGIFFYRGGGLARGDPVDIIRRALSEALVHYYPLAGRLREVGGRKLVVDCTGEGVTFVEADADVRLADLEVDVPGLMPPFPWIKELCFEVEGSSAVLNCPLVIIQVTRLLCGGFAVWHSFNHTMCDAAGFIQFLNAVAELARGLPAPTIAPAWSRESLDARRPPAPSFPHPEYDPVPRTPIPTEDDIVRRAFVFGPSDVAAIKKGLPPHLRDRATSFEVLAAVLWRARTAALRTLWSDEEARLVTVVSVRRHSSALSLPAGYYGFACAYVTVVMAAGTLLSCSLADVVEQVREAKASVTPEYMRSTADLLVLRGRPPLARANMFLLSDLRHVGFQRVDFGWGEPVYGGPSGIKFGSAFFVAVKTSDGTDAVAVPVALPTMAMEKFAAEIQSLLKDSIKQP; from the exons ATGTCCACGCTCAGCTTCACCGTCCTCCGGAGAGAGCCCGTGCTCGTCGGCCCAGCCTCGCCGACGACATCGCGAGAGAGGAAGCGCCTCTCCGACGTCGACGATCAAGACGAGCTGCGGTCGCACATCTGCGGCATCTTCTTCTACCGCGGCGGCGGGCTCGCACGCGGCGACCCGGTGGACATCATCCGCCGAGCCTTGTCCGAGGCGCTGGTGCACTACTACCCACTCGCCGGACGGCTGCGCGAGGTGGGGGGCCGGAAACTGGTCGTCGACTGCACCGGCGAAGGGGTGACGTTCGTCGAGGCGGACGCTGACGTGCGACTGGCAGATCTCGAGGTCGACGTGCCCGGGCTGATGCCGCCATTCCCGTGGATTAAGGAGCTCTGCTTCGAGGTGGAAGGCTCCAGCGCTGTGCTCAACTGCCCCTTGGTGATCATTCAG GTGACGCGGCTCCTGTGCGGCGGCTTCGCCGTGTGGCATAGCTTCAACCACACCATGTGTGACGCCGCGGGGTTCATCCAGTTCCTcaacgccgtcgccgagctcgctcGAGGTCTCCCTGCGCCGACCATCGCGCCTGCCTGGTCTCGCGAGTCGCTTGACGCACGAAGGCCCCCAGCGCCCTCATTCCCGCACCCGGAGTACGATCCAGTGCCCCGGACGCCCATACCAACCGAGGATGACATTGTAAGGCGCGCCTTCGTGTTCGGCCCTTCGGACGTCGCCGCGATCAAGAAAGGCCTGCCGCCTCACCTCCGAGACAGGGCAACGAGCTTCGAGGTGCTCGCGGCGGTGCTGTGGCGCGCCCGCACGGCGGCGTTGAGGACGCTCTGGTCCGACGAGGAGGCACGGCTGGTGACCGTCGTCAGCGTGAGGAGGCACAGCAGCGCCCTGAGCCTCCCCGCCGGCTACTACGGCTTCGCTTGCGCGTACGTCACCGTGGTGATGGCCGCCGGCACGCTGCTCAGCTGCTCGTTGGCAGACGTGGTGGAGCAGGTGCGGGAGGCGAAGGCGTCGGTGACTCCCGAGTATATGCGCTCCACGGCGGACCTTCTGGTGCTCCGTGGCCGGCCGCCTTTGGCCAGGGCAAATATGTTCCTTCTGTCTGACCTCCGGCACGTTGGGTTCCAGCGCGTGGACTTCGGATGGGGCGAGCCGGTGTACGGCGGGCCCTCTGGCATCAAGTTCGGGAGTGCCTTCTTTGTGGCTGTCAAGACCAGCGACGGAACGGACGCGGTGGCAGTGCCGGTCGCACTGCCAACCATGGCCATGGAGAAGTTCGCGGCGGAGATCCAGAGCTTGCTCAAGGATAGTATTAAACAGCCCTAG
- the LOC123055214 gene encoding WD repeat-containing protein 44, translated as MPEAATLDPAARNGEDGDVEEVEEFHESLDRILSSSCSSTSASDDDADLLLHRHRRRGSQHQHTTHQQQQGAADPAYDVWISEPTSVSERRRVLLNRLGLSASGSLQPPASPGRRSVSVPSPLSPPPRSRSPSPPPSASPPPEESAGPAEEDSLPRSVGHGKPPLARNQSIGGSGGGEQCRIRNLDDGTEFELGEVHEEVVREVGTGRQLTLEEFELCLGRSPIVHELMRRATTAGASSSASDHAGAPASSKPRRKSGGWLRGIRHLAGTVAYGGRRGSTEVRDREKEKKEREARRLSSATDDSLDGSSTRSAGRVKVRQYGKTCKELTGMFMTQELAAHSGSVWCINFSLDGRYLASAGEDRVIHVWEVSEGERKGELLGEGAVSKESGGGGSPFVAVAGNGSPEVAMLPLNSADKGFVEKKRRPRVQSSRKSVGSDHLVVPECVFGFRDKPFCSLLGHAADVLDLSWSKSQYLLSSSMDKTVRLWDITSSTCLKTFSHTDYVTCIQFNPVDDNFFISGSLDEKVRIWNVHDRKIEDWNDLHEMVTAACYSPDGQVAMVGSHKGSCHLFDTTEKKLLYKSQIDLRIRKKKSGQKKITGFQFAPGSSLEVLITSADSRIRVVNGDELVHKFKGFRNTSSQISASVAPNGKYVVCASEDSHVYVWRHDNSSHPSRSRSAVDVTNSYEHFHCRAVTVAITWPGAEARGSMGCRSSRHSDSDGAVNSVPETPIQNKEHGSNGTAHSQRYIESPVCEGGASTSTSNHPVEAASPSLPDEQLPSAKSSPGHSSSDLCIGAMDVQRRSAWGLVIVTAGQGGEIRVFQNFGFPVQV; from the exons ATGCCGGAGGCGGCGACGCTGGATCCGGCGGCGAGGAATGGGGAGGATGGggatgtggaggaggttgaggagttCCACGAGTCGCTGGATCGGATcctctcctcctcctgctcctccacctccgcctccgacgACGACGCCGACCTGCTCctgcaccgccaccgccgccgcgggaGCCAGCACCAGCATACCACCCACCAACAACAGCAAGGGGCGGCGGACCCCGCGTACGACGTCTGGATCTCCGAGCCCACCTCGGTCTCGGAGCGCCGCCGGGTGCTGCTCAACCGCCTCGGCCTCTCCGCCTCCGGCTCCCTCCAGCCGCCCGCCTCCCCCGGCCGCCGCTCCGTCTCCGTCCCCTCCCCACTCTCCCCGCCGCCCCGCTCCCGCTCCCcctctccgccgccgtccgcctcgcCTCCACCGGAAGAGTCGGCGGGTCCCGCGGAGGAGGACAGCCTTCCCAGATCCGTCGGCCACGGGAAGCCGCCGCTGGCCCGGAACCAGAGCattggcggctccggcggcggggaacAGTGCCGGATCCGGAACCTGGACGACGGCACGGAGTTCGAGCTCGGGGAGGTGCACGAGGAGGTGGTCCGCGAGGTCGGCACCGGCCGCCAGCTCACCCTCGAGGAGTTCGAGCTCTGCCTCGGCCGCTCCCCGATCGTCCACGAGCTCATGCGCCGCGCCAccaccgccggcgcctcctcctcggcctccgacCACGCCGGTGCCCCCGCGTCGTCCAAGCCCCGCCGGAAGTCCGGCGGGTGGCTGCGGGGCATCAGGCACCTGGCCGGCACGGTCGCCTATGGAGGGCGCCGCGGCAGCACCGAGGTGAGGGacagggagaaggagaagaaggagagggagGCGCGCCGCCTCAGCTCCGCCACCGACGACAGCCTCGACGGCAGCAGCACGCGCAGCGCGGGCAGGGTCAAGGTGCGGCAGTATGGGAAGACGTGCAAGGAGCTCACCGGCATGTTCATGACACAGGAGTTGGCCGCGCACTCTGGCTCTGTGTGGTGCATCAACTTCAGCCTGGATGGACGGTATCTTGCGAGCGCCGGCGAGGACCGTGTCATCCATGTCTGGGAGGTTTCCGAGGGTGAGAGAAAGGGGGAGTTGCTCGGGGAAGGCGCGGTTTCGAAGGAGAGCGGCGGCGGAGGCAGCCCGTTTGTGGCAGTTGCTGGAAATGGGTCACCGGAGGTGGCAATGCTGCCGCTCAACAGTGCCGACAAGGGCTTTgtggagaagaagaggaggccaAGGGTGCAGAGCAGTCGGAAGTCAGTCGGTTCTGATCATCTAGTTGTGCCCGAGTGCGTGTTTGGGTTCAGAGATAAGCCATTTTGCTCGCTCCTGGGACATGCCGCTGATGTTCTTGATCTATCATGGTCCAAATCCCAG TACTTGCTTTCGTCCTCAATGGACAAAACTGTTAGGCTATGGGACATCACATCCAGTACCTGTTTGAAGACATTCTCACACACGGACTATG TGACTTGCATCCAATTCAATCCGGTAGACGATAACTTCTTCATTAGTGGGTCACTGGATGAGAAAGTTCGCATTTGGAATGTCCATGATCGCAAGATTGAAGATTGGAATGATCTACATGAGATGGTTACCGCTGCATGTTATTCCCCCGATGGACAG GTTGCAATGGTGGGATCTCACAAGGGAAGCTGCCATTTATTTGATACAACTG AAAAGAAGCTTCTGTACAAAAGCCAAATAGACCTAAGAATCAGGAAAAAGAAGTCTGGCCAGAAGAAGATTACTGGTTTCCAG TTTGCTCCAGGAAGCTCCTTGGAAGTCCTGATTACTTCTGCAGATTCAAGAATTCGTGTTGTTAATGGCGACGagcttgttcacaaatttaaag GGTTCCGCAATACTAGTAGCCAAATCTCAGCTTCTGTAGCTCCAAATGGAAAATATGTAGTCTGTGCCAGTGAGGACTCTCATGTGTACGTCTGGAGACATGACAACAGTTCCCATCCTAGCAGAAGCAGGAGCGCAGTTGATGTAACCAACTCGTATGAACATTTCCACTGCCGTGCTGTAACTGTGGCAATCACATGGCCCGGTGCTGAAGCCCGTGGATCGATGGGGTGTCGTAGCAGCAGACACAGTGATTCGGATGGTGCAGTGAACTCTGTCCCTGAAACTCCTATACAAAACAAGGAGCATGGATCGAATGGAACTGCTCACAGTCAGAGATACATCGAGAGCCCAGTTTGTGAAGGTGGCGCGAGCACAAGCACCAGCAATCATCCAGTCGAAGCAGCGTCCCCATCCTTGCCTGACGAGCAATTACCATCTGCCAAGAGCAGTCCTggccacagttcatcggatctttGCATCGGAGCTATGGATGTCCAGCGCCGGTCAGCGTGGGGTTTGGTGATCGTCACGGCGGGACAGGGAGGAGAAATCAGAGTGTTTCAGAATTTTGGTTTCCCGGTTCAAGTGTAA